The DNA segment CAGCGACAGCGTCGCCAGACCGCCGATCAGGAACGTGCCGGCGAGCACCGGCGCGACCTTCTGGACCCCGCCGTAGTCGGCGATGAGCCGGGAGCCGCGCCGCGAGATGAGGAACCCGGCCACCAGGAGCAGGACGGCGGTCGAGATCCCGTGGTTGACCATGTACAGCGTCGCCCCGGACTGGCCCTGGCTGGTCATCGCGAAGATGCCCATGATGATGAAGCCGAAGTGCGAGATCGACGCGTAGGCGATCAGCCGCTTGATGTCGCGCTGGCCGACCGCGAGCAGGGCCCCGTAGATGATGCTGATGACCGCCAGCACCATGATCACCGGTGCCGCCCACTTGCTCGCCTCCGGGAACAGCTGGAGGCAGAAGCGCAGCATCGCGAAGGTGCCCACCTTGTCCACGACGGCCGTGATGAGCACGGCGACCGGGGTGGTGGACTCCTGCATGGCGTTGGGCAGCCAGGTGTGCAGCGGCCACATCGGCGCCTTCACCGCGAAGGCGAGGAAGAAGCCGAGGAACAGCCAGCGTTCGGTGCTCGTCGACATCTCGAGCGAGCCGTTGGCCCGCGCCTCGGCGATCTCGGTGAGCGAGAAGTTCCCGGCGACCACGTAGAGCCCGATCACCGCGGCCAGCATGACCAGACCGCCGGCCAGGTTGTAGAGCAGGAACTTGACCGCCGCGTAAGACCGTTGGGTCGCCGCGGCCTTCTCACCGTGCTGGTGGGCCCGGTCCCCGAAGCCGCCGATGAGGAAGTACATCGGGATCAGCATGGCTTCGAAGAAGACGTAGAAGAGGAAGACGTCGGTGGCCTCGAAGGAGATGATCACCATCGCCTCGACGGCCAGGATCAGGGCGAAGAAGCCCTGCGTCGGCCGCCACCTCCTGCTGCCCGTCTCCAGGGGGTCGGCGTCGTGCCAGCCCGCGAGGATGACGAACGGGATCAGCAGGGCGGTCAGCGCGATCAGCGCGACCCCGATGCCGTCCACCCCCAGTTCGTAACGGACTCCGAAGTCCGCGATCCAGGCGTGCGACTCGGTGAGCTGGTAGCGGTCGCCGTCCGGGTCGAAACGCACCAGGACGACGACCGCCAGCACCAGGGTGGCGACCGAGACCAGCAGGGCCAGCCACTTGGCGGCGGTGCGCTTCGTGGCCGGTACGGCGGCCGTGGCGATCGCCCCGATGGCCGGGAGCACCGCCGTCGCTGTCAGCAGAGGAAAGGACATCGGTATCAGACCGCCCTCATCAGCAGGGTCGCGGCGACCAGAACGGCCGCGCCCCCGAACATCGAGACCGCGTAGGACCGCGCGAAGCCGTTCTGCAGCCTGCGCATCCGCCCGGACAGGCCGCCGAACGAGGCCGCCGTTCCGTTGACGACGCCGTCGACCAGGGTGTGGTCGACGTACACCAGGGAGCGTGTGAGATGTTCGCCGCCGCGCACCAGGACCACGTGGTTGAAGTCGTCCTGAAGCAGGTCGCGCCGGGCGGCCCGGGTGAGCAGCGACCCCCGCGGGGCGAGCGCCGGGACCGGGCGGCGCCCGTACTGGCCCCAGGCGATCGCCACGCCGATGACCATGACCGCCACCGTGGACAGCGTGACCGTCAGGGCGCTGATCGGCGCGTGGCCGTGGTCGTGCCCGGTGACGGGCTCCAGCCAGTGCACGAACCGGTCGCCGATGCCGAAGAACGCGCCGGCGAACACGGAACCGAAGGCGAGCACGATCATCGGGATCGTCATGCTCCTCGGCGACTCGTGCGGATGCGGGGGCGTGTACTCGCCCCGGGTCTCCGCGGCCGGCTCCGCTCCGGGCCCGGCCGGGGACGGTGCCGGAGCCTTCCGCCAGCGTTCCTCGCCGAAGAACGTCATGAGCATCACGCGCGTCATGTAGTACGCGGTGATCGCAGCGCCCAGCAGGGCCACCCCGCCGAGGATCCAGCCCTCGGTGCCGCCCTTGGCGAACGCCGACTCGATGATCATGTCCTTGGAGAAGAAGCCGGACAGACCAGGGAAGCCGATGATGGCGAGGTAGCCGAGCCCGAAGGTGACGAAAGTGACCGGCATGTACCTGCGCAGTCCCCCGTAGCGGCGCATGTCGACCTCGTCGTTCATGCCGTGCATGACCGAACCGGCGCCGAGGAACAGCCCTGCCTTGAAGAAGCCGTGCGTCACCAGGTGCATGATCGCGAAGACGTAGCCGATGGGGCCGAGGCCCGCCGCGAGCACCATGTAGCCGATCTGCGACATCGTCGAACCGGCCAGCGCCTTCTTGATGTCGTCCTTCGCGCAACCGACGATCGCACCGAACAGCAGCGTGACCGCGCCGACGATGGTGACGACCAGTTGCGCGTCCGGGGTCCCGTTGAAGATGGCGCCCGAGCGGACGATCAGGTAGACACCCGCCGTCACCATGGTCGCGGCGTGGATCAGGGCCGAGACCGGGGTCGGGCCCTCCATCGCGTCCCCGAGCCAGGACTGCAGGGGCACCTGGGCGGACTTGCCGCAGGCGGCGAGCAGCAGCATGAGGGCGATCACGGTGAGCTTGCCCTCATCGGCGGCGCCGGCCAGCCCGGCCTCGTCGTGGCTGCCGAGCACCGGCCCGAAGGCGAAGGTGCCGAACCACAGGAACATCAGCATGATCGCGATCGACAGGCCCATGTCGCCGACCCGGTTGACCAGGAAGGCCTTCTTCGCCGCGGTCGCGGCGCTGGGCTTGTGCTGCCAGAAGCCGATCAGCAGGTAGGAGGCGAGACCGACGCCCTCCCAGCCGACGTACAGCAGCAGGTAGTTGTCGGCGAGGACGAGGACCAGCATCGCCGCGAGGAACAGGTTCAGATAGCCGAAGAAACGGCGGCGGCGCTCGTCGTGCTCCATGTACCCGATCGAGTACAGGTGGATGAGCGAGCCGACGCCGGTGATCAGCAGGACGAACGTCATCGACAGCTGGTCGAGCCGGAAGGCCGCGTCGGCCTGGAATCCCTCCACCGGGATCCAGCTGAACAGATGCTGCGTCAGGGTGCGGTCGGCGGCGGCGCTGCCCAGCATGTCGGTGAAGAGGACGACACCGATCAGGAAGGACACGGCGGCGAGCACCGTACCGATCCAGTGCCCGACGGCGTCCAGCCGGCGGCCGCCGCACAGCAGGACCGCCGCTCCGAGCAGGGGCGCCGCCACCAGCAGCGCAATCAGGTTCTCTGCATTACTCACGGTTCTAGCGACCCCTCACAGCTTCATCAGGCTGGCGTCGTCGACCGAGGCCGAGTGGCGGGAACGGAACAGGGACACGATGATCGCCAGCCCGACCACGACCTCCGCCGCGGCGACGACCATCGTGAAGAAGGCGATGATCTGGCCGTCGAGGTTGCCGTGCATACGGGAGAAGGCGACGAACGCGAGGTTGCAGGCGTTGAGCATCAGCTCGATGCACATGAAGACGACGATCGCGTTGCGCCGGATGAGGACACCGGTGGCGCCGATCGTGAACAGCAGGGCGGCGAGATAGAGGTAGTTGACCGGGTTCACTTCGACGCCTCCTCGGCCCGCTCCGACGACGCCGGCTCGATCGCCGTGCGCTCGAGCCGCTCCTCGGAGCGCCGCTCCAGCGACCGCAGGTCGCTGAGCGCCTCCTGGGAGACGTCCCGGATCTGGCCGCGCTCGCGCAGCGTGCTGCTGACGGTGAGGTCGGACGTGGTGCCGTCGGGCAGCAGGCCCGGGATGTCCACCGCGTTGTGCCGGGCGTACACGCCCGGGGCCGGCAGCGGCGGGAGCTGCCTGCCCTCGCGGACGCGCTCCTCGGCCAGCTCCCGCTGGGTCTTGGCCTGCTCGGTGCGCTCGCGGTGGGTGAGCACCATGGCGCCGACGACGGCCGTGATGAGCAGGGCGCCGGTGATCTCGAAGGCGAAGACGTACTTGGTGAAGATGAGGGCGGCGAGACCCTCCACGTTGCCGTTCGCGTTCGCCTGCCCGATGCCGTTGAACTCGGTGAGCGCCGCGTTGCCGATGCCGCCGACGAGCAGGATGCCGAAGCCCAGCCCGCACAGCAGGGCGAGCCAGCGCTGGCCCTTGATGGTCTCCTTCAGGGAGTCCGCCGCGGTGACACCGACCAGCATCACCACGAACAGGAACAGCATCATGATCGCGCCGGTGTAGACGATGATCTGGACGACGCCCAGGAAGTAGGCGCCGTTGGCGAGGTAGAACACCGCCAGGATGATCATGGTCCCGGCGAGGCAGAGCGCGCTGTGCACGGCCCGCCGCATCAGGATCGTGCACAGGGCGCCGATCACGGCGACCGTGCCGAGGATCCAGAACTGGACGGCCTCTCCGGTGGAGGTGGAGTAGGCGGCGAGGTGCTCGGTCATCCCCGGATCACCTTCTTCGACGCCGGTTCGTCCTCGCCGGAGGTCGAGTCGGCCTCCTGCACGGCCTCGCCCTCGAAGTGGGCCGCCTGCTGCTCCGTACCGGGGGCGGCCTCGGTCACCAGGCCCCGGTAGTAGTCCTGTTCGTCGGTGCCCGGATACATGGCGTGCGGGCTGTCGACCATGCCCTCCTCCAGACCGGCGAGCAGCTGCTCCTTGGTGTAGATGAGGTTGGCGCGGCTCGAGTCGGCCAGCTCGAACTCGTTGGTCATCGTCAGCGCGCGCGTGGGGCACGCCTCGATGCACAGGCCGCACAGGATGCAGCGGGCGTAGTTGATCTGGTAGACGCGGCCGTACCGCTCGCCGGGCGAGTAGCGCTCCTCCTCGGTGTTGTCCGCGCCCTCGACGTAGATCGCGTCGGCGGGACAGGCCCAGGCGCACAGCTCGCAGCCGACGCACTTCTCCAGGCCGTCCGGATGACGGTTGAGCTGGTGCCGTCCGTGGAAGCGCGGGGCCGTGGTCTTCTGCTGCTCCGGGTACTGCTCGGTCAGCCGCTTCTTGAACATGGCCTTGAAGGTCACACCGAAGCCGGCCACGGGGTTCTGGAAGCCGGGCTTCGTCTGCCCGGCCTCCTTGGGCTCCTCAGCCATCGGACGCCTCCTTTCCATCCAGAGATCCGTCACTGTGGGTATCGGGCCCGCCACTGGCGACGAGCTCCCGCTCCCGGCGCGAACGGCGTCGCGGCACCGGCGGGAGCTCCTGCCCGGGCAGCGGCGGTACGGGGAACCCGCCTGCCATCGGGTCGAAGGCGGCCGGTTCCCCGCCCGTGCCCTCGGCGTCCTCGGCGTTCTTGCCCCTCGCCCGGAACACGTCGGCGACGAAGGACAGCAGCAACAGGACGAGGACTCCGGCGGCGATGTAGAGGGCGATGTCCGCGAAGCCGTAGTTCTCGTTCCTCAGGACCCGCACCGTGGCGACGGCCATCAGCCACACCAGGGAGACCGGGATGAGGACCTTCCAGCCGAGCTTCATCAGCTGGTCGTACCGCACGCGCGGGAGCGTGCCGCGCAGCCAGACGAACATGAACAGCAGCAGCTGGACCTTGACGATGAACCAGAGCATCGGCCACCAGCCGTGGTTCGCGCCCTCCCAGAAGGTGCTGACCGGCCACGGAGCGCGCCAGCCACCCAGGAAGAGGGTGACGGCGACGGCCGAGACGGTGACCATGTTGATGTACTCGGCGAGCATGAACATCGCGAACTTGATCGACGAGTACTCCGTGTTGAAGCCGCCGACCAGGTCGCCCTCGGACTCCGGCATGTCGAAGGGGGCGCGGTTGACCTCGCCGACCATCGTCACGATGTAGATGAGGAAGGAGACCGGCAGCAGCAGGATGTACCAGCGGTCGGCCTGCTGCTCGACGATCGTCGACGTCGACATCGATCCCGAGTAGAGGAACACGGAGGCGAAGGCGGCACCCATGGCGATCTCGTAGGAGATCATCTGCGCGCACGAGCGCAGCCCGCCCAGCAGCGGGTAAGTGGATCCGGAGCTCCAGCCGGCGAGAACGAGGCCGTAGATGCCGATCGAGGCGACCGCGAGGATGTAGAGCAGTGCCACCGGCAGGTCGGTGAGCTGCATCGTGGTCCGCTGGCCGAAGATCGAGATCTCGTTGCCGGAGGGCCCGAAGGGGATCACCGCGATCGCCATGAAGGCCGGGACGGCCGCGATGATCGGCGCCAGGATGTACACCGCCTTGTCGGCGCGTTTGACGACGACGTCTTCCTTGAGCATCAGTTTCACGCCGTCGGCGAGCGACTGGAGCATGCCCCAGGGCCCGTTCCGGTTCGGACCGATGCGCCGCTGCATCCAGGCGACGATCTTGCGTTCCATCACGATGGCGATCAGCACCGTCACCATGACGAAGGCGAAGCAGAAGACCGCCTTGACCACGACCAGCCACCAGGGGTCGCGGCCGAACATCGAGAGGTCTTCAGCGGCGAAGTACGGGCTCATGCCTCCACCTCCTTGGGGGCCTCGCCGGCGAGTGACGCCGGGCCGATACGGACGAGGGCGCCGGGCAGCGCCCCGGTGTCGGAGGCGACGCCGTGGCCGGCGGAGTTCAGCGGGAGCCACACCACGCGGTCGGGCATCTCGGTGACGCTCAGGACCAGTTCGACCGTCCCCGCGGGGCCGGTCACGGCCAGCGGGTCGCCGTCCTTGACGCCGACCTCGGCGGCCGTGGCGGCCGACACGCGCGCCTGCGCGGCGTGCCGGGTGCCGGCGAGCGCCTCGTCACCCTGTTGCAGGAGCCCCTGGTCCAGCAGCAGCCGGTGCCCTGCGAGCACCGCCTCCCCGGCGGCCGGCCGGGGCAGCGCACCCGCCCTCTCCAGGGGCTCGGTGGCCCGCGGGCCCTCCCAGGCGCCGAGCCGGTCGAGCTCCGCGCGGACGGTGCGCAGGTCAGGCAGGCCCAGGTGCACGTCCATGGCGTCGGCCAGCATGTGCAGCACGCGCGCGTCGGTCGGCGGCAGGTTGCGGGTCATCTGCTCGGGCTTGAGCGCGGACGCGAAGGACCGGACCCTGCCCTCCCAGTTGAGGAAGGCGCCGGCCTTCTCGACGACGGCTGCCACCGGCAGTACCACGTCGGCGAGTTCGGTGACCTCGCTGGGCCTCAGCTCCAGTGAGACCACGAAACCGGCCTCGGCCAGTGCCGCACGCGCGCGTGCCGGGTCGGGCAGGTCGGCGACCTCCACGCCCGCGACCAGCAGCGCCTGCAGCTCGCCGCTCACCGCGGCCCCGACGATCTCACCGGTGTCGCGGCCGTAGCGGTGCGGCAGGGCTGCAACGCCCCAGACGGCGGCGACCTCCTCGCGCGCTCGGGGGTCGGTCGCCGGGCGTCCGCCCGGCAGCAGCGACGGCAGCGCGCCCGCCTCGACGGCGCCCCGCTCCCCGGCGCGCCGCGGGATCCACACCAGTCGGGCGCCGGTCTCGGTGGCGATGCGTACGGCGGCGGTCGGGCCGCCCTCGACGGCGGCGATCCGCTCGCCGACGACGATCACCGCGCCCTCGGCCCGCAGCGCTTCGGCGGCTCTGGCCCCGTCTCCCTCCAGGCCGACCCCGCTCGCGAGCGCGTCCAGCCATTCGGTCTCGGTGCCGGGAGCCGCCGGCAGCAGCGTGCCGCCGGCCTTCTCCAGGCCGCGTGTGGCGTGCGTGGCCAGCGAGAAGGTTCGCTGCCCGTGCGCACGCCATGCCTTGCGTAGCCGCAGGAAGACGCCGGGCGCCTCCTCCTCGGCCTCGAACCCGACCAGCAGGACGGCGGGCGCCTTCTCCAGCGAGGAGTACGTGACACCGTCGGTCGCGTCCTGACCGGACGCGCCCCCGAGGTCACGTCCGCGGCCCGCGACCCGCGCGGCGAGGAAGTCCGCCTCCTCGGCGCTGTGCACGCGCGCGCGGAAGTCGATGTCGTTGGTGTCGAGGGCCACACGCGCGAACTTGCTGTACGCGTAGGCGTCCTCGACGGTGAGCCGGCCGCCGGTCAGGACGCCGGTGCGGCCGCGGGAGGCCAGCAGGCCCTGGGCCGCGATCTGCAGCGCGTCGGGCCAGGAGGCCGGCTCCAGCTCACCCTCGGCGTTGCGGACGAGCGGGGTCTGCAGCCGGTCCCGCCGCTGCGCGTACCGGAACCCGAAGCGGCCCTTGTCGCACATCCATTCCTCGTTGACCTCGGGGTCCTCGGCGGCGAGCCGCCGCATGACCTTGCCGCGCCGGTGGTCGGTGCGGGTGGCGCAGCCGCCGGCGCAGTGTTCGCACACCGACGGCGAGGAGACCAGGTCGAAGGGGCGGGAGCGGAACCGGTAGGCAGCCGAGGTGAGCGCGCCGACCGGGCAGATCTGGATGGTGTTGCCGGAGAAGTACGACTCGAAGGGGTCGCCCTCACCGGTGCCGATCTGCTGGAGCGCGCCCCGCTCGACCATCTCGATCATCGGGTCGCCCGCGATCTGGTTCGAGAACCGGGTGCAGCGGGCGCACAGCACGCACCGCTCGCGGTCGAGCAGCACCTGGGTGGAGATCGGCACGGGCTTCTCGTAGGTCCGCTTCTTGCCGTCGAAGCGGGACTCCGGGTTGCCGTGCGACATCGCCTGGTTCTGCAGCGGGCACTCGCCGCCCTTGTCGCAGACCGGACAGTCCAGCGGGTGGTTGATGAGCAGCAGCTCCATCACGCCGTGCTGGGCCTTCTCGGCCACGGGCGAGGTGAGCTGGGTCCGCACCACCATCCCGTCGGTGCAGGTGATGGTGCAGGAGGCCATGGGCTTGCGCTGGCCCTCGACCTCGACGATGCACTGGCGGCAGGCACCGGCCGGGTCGAGGAGGGGGTGGTCGCAGAACCGGGGGATCTCGATGCCGAGCTGCTCGGCGGCCCGGATGACCAGGGTGCCCTTGGGCACGCTGACCCCGGCGCCGTCGATCGTCAGCGTGACGAGGTCCTCCG comes from the Streptomyces sp. KMM 9044 genome and includes:
- a CDS encoding NADH-quinone oxidoreductase subunit M, producing MSFPLLTATAVLPAIGAIATAAVPATKRTAAKWLALLVSVATLVLAVVVLVRFDPDGDRYQLTESHAWIADFGVRYELGVDGIGVALIALTALLIPFVILAGWHDADPLETGSRRWRPTQGFFALILAVEAMVIISFEATDVFLFYVFFEAMLIPMYFLIGGFGDRAHQHGEKAAATQRSYAAVKFLLYNLAGGLVMLAAVIGLYVVAGNFSLTEIAEARANGSLEMSTSTERWLFLGFFLAFAVKAPMWPLHTWLPNAMQESTTPVAVLITAVVDKVGTFAMLRFCLQLFPEASKWAAPVIMVLAVISIIYGALLAVGQRDIKRLIAYASISHFGFIIMGIFAMTSQGQSGATLYMVNHGISTAVLLLVAGFLISRRGSRLIADYGGVQKVAPVLAGTFLIGGLATLSLPGLAPFVSEFLVLVGTFTRYPVIGIIATFGIVLAALYTLVLYQRTMTGPLRPELARMPDLRVREIAVAAPLIVLLVFLGVYPKPVTDIVNPAVKQTMSDVQQKDPQPEVEAAK
- the nuoL gene encoding NADH-quinone oxidoreductase subunit L; this encodes MSNAENLIALLVAAPLLGAAVLLCGGRRLDAVGHWIGTVLAAVSFLIGVVLFTDMLGSAAADRTLTQHLFSWIPVEGFQADAAFRLDQLSMTFVLLITGVGSLIHLYSIGYMEHDERRRRFFGYLNLFLAAMLVLVLADNYLLLYVGWEGVGLASYLLIGFWQHKPSAATAAKKAFLVNRVGDMGLSIAIMLMFLWFGTFAFGPVLGSHDEAGLAGAADEGKLTVIALMLLLAACGKSAQVPLQSWLGDAMEGPTPVSALIHAATMVTAGVYLIVRSGAIFNGTPDAQLVVTIVGAVTLLFGAIVGCAKDDIKKALAGSTMSQIGYMVLAAGLGPIGYVFAIMHLVTHGFFKAGLFLGAGSVMHGMNDEVDMRRYGGLRRYMPVTFVTFGLGYLAIIGFPGLSGFFSKDMIIESAFAKGGTEGWILGGVALLGAAITAYYMTRVMLMTFFGEERWRKAPAPSPAGPGAEPAAETRGEYTPPHPHESPRSMTIPMIVLAFGSVFAGAFFGIGDRFVHWLEPVTGHDHGHAPISALTVTLSTVAVMVIGVAIAWGQYGRRPVPALAPRGSLLTRAARRDLLQDDFNHVVLVRGGEHLTRSLVYVDHTLVDGVVNGTAASFGGLSGRMRRLQNGFARSYAVSMFGGAAVLVAATLLMRAV
- the nuoK gene encoding NADH-quinone oxidoreductase subunit NuoK — translated: MNPVNYLYLAALLFTIGATGVLIRRNAIVVFMCIELMLNACNLAFVAFSRMHGNLDGQIIAFFTMVVAAAEVVVGLAIIVSLFRSRHSASVDDASLMKL
- a CDS encoding NADH-quinone oxidoreductase subunit J; the protein is MTEHLAAYSTSTGEAVQFWILGTVAVIGALCTILMRRAVHSALCLAGTMIILAVFYLANGAYFLGVVQIIVYTGAIMMLFLFVVMLVGVTAADSLKETIKGQRWLALLCGLGFGILLVGGIGNAALTEFNGIGQANANGNVEGLAALIFTKYVFAFEITGALLITAVVGAMVLTHRERTEQAKTQRELAEERVREGRQLPPLPAPGVYARHNAVDIPGLLPDGTTSDLTVSSTLRERGQIRDVSQEALSDLRSLERRSEERLERTAIEPASSERAEEASK
- the nuoI gene encoding NADH-quinone oxidoreductase subunit NuoI — protein: MAEEPKEAGQTKPGFQNPVAGFGVTFKAMFKKRLTEQYPEQQKTTAPRFHGRHQLNRHPDGLEKCVGCELCAWACPADAIYVEGADNTEEERYSPGERYGRVYQINYARCILCGLCIEACPTRALTMTNEFELADSSRANLIYTKEQLLAGLEEGMVDSPHAMYPGTDEQDYYRGLVTEAAPGTEQQAAHFEGEAVQEADSTSGEDEPASKKVIRG
- the nuoH gene encoding NADH-quinone oxidoreductase subunit NuoH; translation: MSPYFAAEDLSMFGRDPWWLVVVKAVFCFAFVMVTVLIAIVMERKIVAWMQRRIGPNRNGPWGMLQSLADGVKLMLKEDVVVKRADKAVYILAPIIAAVPAFMAIAVIPFGPSGNEISIFGQRTTMQLTDLPVALLYILAVASIGIYGLVLAGWSSGSTYPLLGGLRSCAQMISYEIAMGAAFASVFLYSGSMSTSTIVEQQADRWYILLLPVSFLIYIVTMVGEVNRAPFDMPESEGDLVGGFNTEYSSIKFAMFMLAEYINMVTVSAVAVTLFLGGWRAPWPVSTFWEGANHGWWPMLWFIVKVQLLLFMFVWLRGTLPRVRYDQLMKLGWKVLIPVSLVWLMAVATVRVLRNENYGFADIALYIAAGVLVLLLLSFVADVFRARGKNAEDAEGTGGEPAAFDPMAGGFPVPPLPGQELPPVPRRRSRRERELVASGGPDTHSDGSLDGKEASDG
- a CDS encoding NADH-quinone oxidoreductase subunit G; protein product: MTVTTNAPSGGGEAAVPPEDLVTLTIDGAGVSVPKGTLVIRAAEQLGIEIPRFCDHPLLDPAGACRQCIVEVEGQRKPMASCTITCTDGMVVRTQLTSPVAEKAQHGVMELLLINHPLDCPVCDKGGECPLQNQAMSHGNPESRFDGKKRTYEKPVPISTQVLLDRERCVLCARCTRFSNQIAGDPMIEMVERGALQQIGTGEGDPFESYFSGNTIQICPVGALTSAAYRFRSRPFDLVSSPSVCEHCAGGCATRTDHRRGKVMRRLAAEDPEVNEEWMCDKGRFGFRYAQRRDRLQTPLVRNAEGELEPASWPDALQIAAQGLLASRGRTGVLTGGRLTVEDAYAYSKFARVALDTNDIDFRARVHSAEEADFLAARVAGRGRDLGGASGQDATDGVTYSSLEKAPAVLLVGFEAEEEAPGVFLRLRKAWRAHGQRTFSLATHATRGLEKAGGTLLPAAPGTETEWLDALASGVGLEGDGARAAEALRAEGAVIVVGERIAAVEGGPTAAVRIATETGARLVWIPRRAGERGAVEAGALPSLLPGGRPATDPRAREEVAAVWGVAALPHRYGRDTGEIVGAAVSGELQALLVAGVEVADLPDPARARAALAEAGFVVSLELRPSEVTELADVVLPVAAVVEKAGAFLNWEGRVRSFASALKPEQMTRNLPPTDARVLHMLADAMDVHLGLPDLRTVRAELDRLGAWEGPRATEPLERAGALPRPAAGEAVLAGHRLLLDQGLLQQGDEALAGTRHAAQARVSAATAAEVGVKDGDPLAVTGPAGTVELVLSVTEMPDRVVWLPLNSAGHGVASDTGALPGALVRIGPASLAGEAPKEVEA